Proteins from a genomic interval of Candidatus Didemnitutus sp.:
- a CDS encoding PEP-CTERM sorting domain-containing protein (PEP-CTERM proteins occur, often in large numbers, in the proteomes of bacteria that also encode an exosortase, a predicted intramembrane cysteine proteinase. The presence of a PEP-CTERM domain at a protein's C-terminus predicts cleavage within the sorting domain, followed by covalent anchoring to some some component of the (usually Gram-negative) cell surface. Many PEP-CTERM proteins exhibit an unusual sequence composition that includes large numbers of potential glycosylation sites. Expression of one such protein has been shown restore the ability of a bacterium to form floc, a type of biofilm.) encodes MTMRWSQPGLWTSLTGTGLSGTVGGYIGMIDVSNDGSSTYGKLSAALFMMESADLAVNGTPINQIRFQNIPWTGLSIPVLGAAVTDPNAYLSTYITPSTYLVNQDGPTASPFIMVLPSNTVVPISISSLTIANASAVPEPSTYAAIFGALALGAVAVNRQRRRVAAVQN; translated from the coding sequence TCTGTGGACCAGTCTGACCGGCACCGGCTTGTCTGGCACGGTGGGCGGCTACATTGGCATGATCGACGTGAGCAACGACGGCTCGTCCACTTATGGCAAGCTCTCGGCGGCGCTGTTTATGATGGAGTCGGCGGATCTTGCGGTGAACGGGACTCCGATAAACCAAATCCGCTTCCAGAATATCCCTTGGACCGGCCTGTCGATTCCGGTTCTCGGCGCGGCGGTGACCGATCCGAACGCCTATCTATCCACTTACATCACGCCCAGCACCTATCTGGTCAACCAGGACGGCCCCACCGCTTCTCCTTTTATCATGGTGTTACCGTCCAACACGGTGGTGCCGATCAGCATCAGCTCGTTGACGATCGCGAACGCTTCGGCGGTGCCCGAGCCGTCTACCTATGCGGCGATCTTCGGCGCGCTGGCGCTCGGTGCGGTCGCGGTGAACCGCCAGCGGCGTCGCGTGGCGGCGGTCCAAAACTGA